A DNA window from Paraclostridium bifermentans contains the following coding sequences:
- the mutS gene encoding DNA mismatch repair protein MutS: MNIDRSKLTPMMRQYFEVKNRYNDCIMFFRLGDFYEMFFEDAIVASKTLEIALTGRECGMDERAPMCGIPFHSSQNYISKLVENGYKVAICEQVEDVNASKGIVKRDVVRVITPGTVLEGALLENKKNNYLLAMYTNGDKIGISYTDISTGEVNATYLGEEKLVEEIAKIHPTEIIANDLATVEKIRNIATLSNIYINENFDESYLDENILNKYFSKEYLKNLKLDELGLISSSLCIILNYIYNTQKQITSNINNINIYNSQEYMVLDMFTRSNLELTSTIRGNAKKGSLLHVLDKTSTAMGGRMLRKYVEEPLVNKLRIEKRLNVIEELKDDFMLREDLIETLKNVYDIERICGKIAFEKVTPKEMIHLKNSIEKLPQLKKIINLSDANILKKYISDMDDLNDIYDLIDSAILEDPSITIKDGNIIKSEFNDELNSLRDISKNGAFMIKEIENREKEKTGVKSLKVGFNKVFGYYIEITKANLANANIDETYIRKQTLSNAERYITSELKEIEDKILNAEDKIKNLEYEIFVNIRNNIYQNIDRIQSVAKIIANIDVFVSLATVAYINNYVKPIINESNKLDIKNGRHPVVESIVGEENFVPNDTYLNQGENIINIITGPNMAGKSTYMRQTAVIALMAHIGSFVPAEYANIPILDRIFTRVGASDDLAQGQSTFMVEMTEVSQILKNATDKSLVILDEIGRGTSTYDGISLAWSIVEYIQANIKCKTLFATHYHELVELEDEFYDVKNYSVAVQENNDGIVFLRKIIEGGADKSYGIYVAELAKLPQRVIARSKEILKDLEKNHIQQDLSAAINIKEKLESSENHIDIKVYETLQNEYKSFKENINIKENDYNLNIGKLKSEINKLKKENKELKENTVEDEVAVTQIAFGSVYDESLVEEIKKLDILNMTPLDAMNALYSLQTKAKKSK; encoded by the coding sequence ATGAATATAGATAGAAGTAAATTAACTCCTATGATGAGACAATACTTTGAAGTTAAAAATAGATATAATGACTGCATAATGTTTTTTAGGCTTGGGGATTTTTATGAAATGTTTTTCGAAGATGCAATAGTAGCTTCAAAAACTTTAGAAATAGCACTTACAGGAAGAGAGTGTGGTATGGATGAAAGAGCTCCTATGTGTGGGATACCATTTCACTCTTCTCAAAATTATATATCAAAATTAGTTGAAAACGGATATAAAGTCGCAATATGTGAACAAGTTGAAGATGTAAATGCTTCAAAAGGAATAGTAAAGAGAGATGTAGTAAGAGTAATAACTCCAGGGACAGTTCTTGAGGGTGCCCTATTAGAAAATAAGAAAAATAATTACCTATTAGCTATGTACACTAATGGTGATAAAATAGGTATTTCATATACAGATATAAGTACAGGAGAAGTTAACGCAACATATTTAGGTGAAGAAAAACTAGTAGAAGAAATAGCTAAGATTCATCCTACTGAAATAATTGCAAATGATTTAGCTACTGTTGAAAAAATAAGAAATATAGCAACTTTAAGCAATATATATATAAATGAAAATTTTGATGAAAGTTATTTAGATGAAAATATATTAAATAAATATTTTTCCAAGGAGTATTTAAAAAATTTAAAATTAGATGAGTTAGGACTTATATCATCTAGTTTATGCATTATATTAAATTATATTTACAATACCCAAAAACAAATAACTTCTAATATAAATAATATAAATATATATAACTCACAAGAGTATATGGTTTTAGATATGTTTACAAGAAGTAACTTAGAATTAACATCTACTATAAGAGGAAATGCAAAAAAAGGATCACTTCTTCATGTTTTAGACAAAACATCTACTGCCATGGGTGGAAGAATGCTTAGAAAATATGTAGAAGAGCCACTAGTAAATAAACTACGAATTGAAAAAAGACTTAATGTTATTGAAGAGCTAAAAGATGACTTTATGTTAAGGGAAGACCTAATTGAAACTCTGAAAAATGTATACGATATAGAAAGAATTTGTGGAAAAATTGCATTTGAAAAAGTTACACCTAAAGAAATGATACATTTAAAAAATTCTATAGAAAAATTACCACAACTTAAAAAAATTATAAATTTATCAGATGCAAATATTCTTAAAAAATACATTTCAGATATGGATGATTTAAATGATATATATGATTTAATAGATAGTGCGATACTTGAAGATCCATCAATAACAATAAAGGATGGAAATATAATTAAATCTGAATTTAATGATGAACTAAATTCTTTGAGAGATATATCTAAAAATGGTGCCTTTATGATAAAGGAAATAGAAAATAGAGAAAAAGAAAAAACAGGAGTTAAATCTTTAAAAGTAGGATTTAACAAAGTATTTGGATATTATATAGAAATAACAAAAGCAAATTTAGCTAATGCAAATATAGATGAAACATATATAAGAAAGCAAACATTAAGTAATGCGGAAAGATATATAACTAGTGAATTAAAAGAAATAGAAGATAAAATTTTAAATGCAGAAGATAAAATTAAAAATTTAGAATATGAGATTTTTGTAAATATAAGAAATAACATATATCAAAATATAGATAGAATTCAATCAGTTGCAAAAATAATAGCTAATATAGATGTATTTGTCTCATTAGCAACTGTTGCTTATATAAATAATTATGTAAAACCTATAATTAATGAAAGTAATAAATTGGATATAAAAAATGGACGTCACCCTGTTGTTGAAAGCATAGTTGGAGAAGAAAACTTTGTGCCTAATGATACGTATTTAAATCAAGGTGAAAATATTATAAACATAATTACAGGTCCAAATATGGCAGGTAAATCTACTTATATGAGACAAACTGCAGTAATAGCATTAATGGCTCACATAGGATCATTTGTACCAGCAGAATACGCCAATATACCTATTTTAGATAGAATATTTACAAGAGTTGGAGCTAGTGACGATTTAGCTCAAGGACAGTCTACTTTTATGGTTGAAATGACTGAAGTTTCTCAAATACTTAAAAATGCAACAGATAAAAGTTTAGTTATACTAGATGAAATAGGACGAGGCACTAGTACTTATGATGGAATTAGTTTAGCGTGGTCTATAGTTGAATATATTCAGGCAAATATAAAATGTAAGACTTTATTTGCTACACACTACCATGAGTTAGTAGAATTAGAAGATGAGTTTTATGATGTTAAAAACTATTCTGTAGCAGTTCAAGAAAACAATGATGGAATTGTATTTTTAAGAAAAATAATAGAAGGTGGAGCTGATAAGAGCTATGGTATATATGTAGCAGAGCTTGCAAAGCTTCCGCAAAGAGTTATTGCTAGATCAAAGGAAATATTAAAAGATTTAGAGAAAAATCATATTCAACAAGATTTAAGCGCTGCTATTAACATTAAAGAAAAATTAGAAAGTAGCGAAAATCATATAGATATAAAAGTGTACGAAACTTTGCAAAATGAATATAAAAGTTTCAAAGAAAATATAAATATCAAAGAAAATGACTATAATTTAAATATAGGAAAGCTAAAAAGTGAAATAAATAAGCTTAAAAAAGAAAATAAAGAACTTAAAGAAAATACTGTAGAAGATGAAGTTGCAGTTACTCAAATAGCTTTTGGGTCTGTTTATGATGAAAGTTTAGTTGAAGAAATTAAAAAATTAGACATTTTAAATATGACTCCATTAGATGCTATGAATGCCTTATATAGCTTACAAACTAAGGCTAAAAAGTCTAAATAA
- a CDS encoding ABC transporter substrate-binding protein, producing MILKKYVSTMTLITLMTSSILVGCSSQEKDKVINSSKLLKNKDARLAISMAVDKSEITSVILNNGSNPINYYTPEGLAINDEGKDYREIAGNMGSGYDLKEAQSHWEKAKKDLGFDKVTIEVLTSDAESSKRVGEFFQSQLQKNLGGMTVEIKQVPFKQKQQLEAQGDYDLVYSSWVADYPDPLTFLETFTTTGKFGVNSGYDSKGYNYLIEEGKTSANINDSWKKYAKAEELLLSDAFIMPLFQSSSAYIQKPYVDGITIIPYGAKYAYKWASAEGRNELNLTSTSDIPSLDMSRSTDSLSFSAANNVMEGLVRVDNDGKVVEGIAKSWESSEDKKTWTFNLREDSKWSNGDKVTANDFEYAFKRTLNPETASQYGFIMYDIIGAQDYNTGKTKEAEGVGIKALDDYTLEIKLNRPVSYFDRLMAFPVFFPQNEKFVANQGDKYGTTKESTLYNGPFTLTKWKLDDVYIMTKNQNYWDKNTVKLESVNTKIVKEGSADVNLYENGDIDFVGITNEFIDKYKDTDEFSTSKNATTFFMLINGNKE from the coding sequence ATGATATTAAAAAAATATGTATCGACAATGACACTAATTACATTAATGACTTCATCGATCTTAGTAGGATGTAGTAGCCAAGAAAAAGATAAAGTTATAAATTCTAGTAAATTATTGAAAAATAAAGATGCAAGACTTGCAATATCTATGGCAGTTGACAAAAGCGAAATAACTAGTGTTATTTTGAATAATGGATCAAATCCGATAAATTATTATACACCAGAGGGGTTAGCCATAAATGATGAAGGTAAAGACTATAGAGAGATTGCTGGTAATATGGGAAGTGGATATGATTTAAAAGAAGCCCAAAGTCACTGGGAAAAAGCAAAGAAGGATTTGGGTTTTGATAAAGTTACAATAGAAGTTTTGACATCAGATGCAGAAAGTAGTAAGAGAGTAGGAGAATTTTTTCAAAGTCAATTACAAAAAAATCTAGGTGGAATGACAGTAGAGATAAAGCAAGTTCCATTTAAGCAAAAGCAACAATTAGAAGCACAAGGAGATTATGATTTAGTTTATAGCTCTTGGGTTGCTGATTATCCAGATCCATTAACATTTTTAGAGACGTTTACTACTACTGGAAAATTTGGAGTAAATAGTGGATATGATAGTAAAGGCTATAATTATTTAATAGAAGAAGGAAAAACTTCAGCAAATATTAACGATAGTTGGAAAAAATATGCTAAAGCAGAAGAACTTTTACTGAGTGACGCATTTATAATGCCTCTTTTCCAAAGTAGTAGTGCTTATATACAAAAACCTTATGTAGATGGAATAACTATAATTCCATACGGAGCAAAATATGCTTATAAGTGGGCAAGTGCAGAAGGAAGAAATGAATTAAATTTAACAAGTACTTCAGATATACCTTCTTTAGATATGAGTAGATCTACAGATTCGTTATCATTTAGTGCTGCAAATAATGTTATGGAAGGACTTGTAAGGGTAGATAATGATGGAAAGGTAGTTGAAGGTATTGCTAAGAGCTGGGAATCATCAGAAGATAAAAAAACTTGGACTTTTAATTTAAGAGAAGATTCTAAGTGGAGTAACGGAGATAAAGTAACTGCTAATGATTTTGAATATGCTTTTAAGAGAACCTTAAATCCAGAAACTGCTTCTCAATATGGATTTATAATGTATGATATTATTGGAGCTCAAGATTATAATACAGGAAAAACTAAAGAAGCTGAAGGAGTAGGCATTAAAGCATTAGATGATTATACATTAGAAATAAAACTTAATAGACCTGTTAGCTATTTTGATAGACTAATGGCATTTCCAGTATTTTTCCCACAAAATGAAAAATTTGTAGCAAATCAAGGGGATAAGTATGGAACAACTAAAGAATCTACATTATATAATGGGCCATTTACTTTAACTAAATGGAAATTAGATGATGTTTATATAATGACTAAAAATCAAAATTACTGGGATAAAAATACTGTTAAATTAGAGTCTGTAAATACAAAAATTGTAAAAGAGGGATCAGCTGATGTAAATTTATATGAAAATGGAGATATTGATTTCGTAGGAATAACAAATGAATTTATTGATAAATATAAAGATACTGATGAGTTTAGTACTAGCAAAAATGCAACAACATTTTTTATGCTTATAAATGGGAATAAAGAATAA
- a CDS encoding amidohydrolase yields the protein MILIKNGKIITMTGVNYDNGCVLIDDGKIINVDKYINELDIMEVIDAQGGWVMPGIIESHCHIGLSEEGIRFEGDDINEATTPLTAHLRAIDAINPLDEAFKDAIEGGITSVMTGQGSANVCGGKFTFIKTSGSCIDDMVVKEEAAMKVAFGENPKRVYSSKNISPSTRMATAAILREALTNALNYKNKKEIAKQKGEHFDIDLKQECFIDVLNKKIPLKAHAHRADDILTAIRIAKEFDLDMTLDHCTEGHLITEYIKNSGFSAIVGPSLTSRSKVELKNRTFETAGKLNEDGVQVAITTDHPVIPIQYLPICAGFAAKKGLGIYEGLKTITINAAKICGVDDRLGTLEAGKDADIAIFTGNPMEVFTETLYTIIDGNIVYSKN from the coding sequence ATGATTTTAATAAAAAATGGAAAGATTATAACTATGACCGGAGTAAATTATGACAATGGATGTGTACTTATAGATGATGGAAAGATAATAAATGTTGATAAATATATAAATGAATTAGATATTATGGAAGTTATAGATGCTCAAGGTGGATGGGTGATGCCTGGAATTATAGAATCTCATTGCCATATAGGGTTAAGTGAAGAAGGGATAAGATTTGAAGGTGATGATATAAATGAAGCAACAACACCATTAACAGCCCACTTAAGAGCTATAGATGCAATAAATCCTTTAGATGAGGCATTTAAGGATGCTATAGAAGGAGGAATAACCTCTGTTATGACAGGCCAAGGAAGTGCTAATGTATGCGGGGGCAAATTTACATTTATAAAGACGAGTGGATCATGTATAGATGATATGGTTGTAAAAGAAGAGGCAGCTATGAAAGTTGCATTTGGAGAAAATCCGAAAAGAGTATATTCATCTAAAAATATATCTCCATCTACAAGAATGGCTACAGCTGCAATTTTAAGAGAAGCATTAACTAATGCTTTGAATTACAAAAACAAGAAAGAAATAGCTAAACAGAAAGGTGAACATTTTGATATTGATTTAAAACAAGAATGCTTTATAGACGTTTTAAATAAAAAAATACCTCTAAAAGCTCATGCTCACAGAGCCGATGATATACTTACGGCCATTAGGATTGCCAAAGAGTTTGACTTAGATATGACATTAGATCATTGTACAGAAGGACATCTTATTACAGAATACATAAAAAATTCCGGTTTTAGTGCGATTGTTGGACCTAGTCTAACTAGTAGAAGTAAAGTAGAGCTTAAAAATAGAACTTTTGAAACAGCTGGAAAGCTAAATGAAGATGGTGTTCAAGTTGCAATAACAACAGATCATCCAGTAATACCTATTCAATATTTGCCAATTTGTGCAGGGTTTGCAGCTAAAAAAGGATTAGGAATATATGAAGGACTTAAAACTATAACTATAAATGCAGCAAAAATTTGTGGAGTTGATGATAGATTAGGAACTCTTGAAGCTGGAAAAGATGCAGATATAGCTATATTTACAGGTAACCCTATGGAAGTGTTTACAGAAACTTTATATACCATAATAGATGGAAATATAGTTTATTCTAAAAATTAA
- the rbr gene encoding rubrerythrin, producing MDLKDSKTVENLMIAFAGESQATAKYNYYASQAKKEGYNKIAQYFEETANNEMAHAKIWFKLINNGIHSTKNNLIESAEGENSEWTDMYYRFAKEAQEEGFDDISYLFKSVGKIEKQHEERYLELIKNLDDNSVFKKEEEVTWRCMNCGHIHNGKKALEICPVCSHPKSFFEIKCDCI from the coding sequence ATGGATTTAAAAGATAGCAAAACTGTTGAAAATTTAATGATAGCATTTGCTGGAGAGTCTCAAGCTACAGCTAAATATAATTACTATGCAAGCCAAGCAAAAAAAGAAGGATATAATAAAATAGCTCAATACTTTGAAGAAACAGCAAATAATGAGATGGCACATGCGAAAATTTGGTTTAAATTAATAAATAATGGAATACATTCTACTAAAAATAACTTAATTGAATCAGCTGAAGGAGAGAATTCCGAATGGACAGATATGTATTATAGATTTGCAAAAGAAGCTCAAGAAGAAGGGTTTGATGATATATCATATCTTTTTAAGTCTGTTGGAAAAATTGAAAAACAGCATGAAGAAAGATATTTAGAACTTATAAAGAACTTAGATGATAATAGTGTATTTAAAAAAGAAGAAGAGGTTACATGGAGATGTATGAACTGTGGGCATATTCATAACGGGAAAAAAGCATTAGAAATATGTCCCGTATGTTCACATCCAAAATCTTTTTTCGAAATTAAATGTGATTGTATATAA
- a CDS encoding peptidylprolyl isomerase: protein MKNPIVTMKIKGGKSVKIELFPDEAPESVKNFISLINKGFYNNTAFWRVENDKLIQGGCPENNGTGVLGYSIKSECLSNGVDNNLKFTRGTLGYGRFEHNTESCHFFIVTQDTPQLDENFASFGRVVYGMDEVDRISKVETELEIFLHRAIEKVYIESMTVETFGIEYDEPNKLPGLSKEETLSKWNSTMEERKKTGYKVV from the coding sequence ATGAAAAATCCAATTGTTACTATGAAAATAAAGGGCGGAAAATCTGTAAAAATAGAACTTTTTCCAGATGAAGCTCCTGAATCTGTAAAAAACTTTATAAGTCTTATCAATAAGGGATTTTATAATAATACAGCATTTTGGAGAGTAGAAAATGATAAATTAATTCAAGGTGGTTGTCCTGAAAATAATGGTACAGGAGTTTTAGGATACAGTATAAAAAGCGAATGTTTATCTAATGGAGTCGATAATAACTTAAAATTCACTAGAGGAACTCTTGGTTATGGCCGATTTGAACATAATACAGAAAGTTGCCATTTTTTTATAGTTACTCAAGACACGCCTCAGCTTGATGAAAATTTTGCTTCCTTTGGACGAGTTGTATATGGAATGGATGAAGTTGATAGAATAAGTAAAGTTGAAACTGAATTAGAGATTTTCTTACATAGAGCTATCGAAAAAGTATACATTGAAAGTATGACTGTAGAAACATTTGGAATTGAATACGATGAGCCAAATAAACTTCCAGGTTTATCTAAGGAAGAAACTTTATCAAAATGGAATTCTACGATGGAAGAACGTAAAAAAACAGGCTATAAAGTGGTATAA
- a CDS encoding sensor domain-containing diguanylate cyclase/phosphohydrolase, which produces MISNLLEILLDNIPYSVWLRSIDGKFLFANKYYADSLRLDKSDIIGKCLSELYPIDLANEYEGNYKEVINSGTPKLFSGYLDDIFLECYIAPIKINNKIELFLGILQNQTNRKKYEEEIIKQKELLQTIIDTIPDCIFHKDIEGTYLHCNMAFAKEYYKKDKKEIIGKSDKEVEETYENEVDSKNQLSMIDEIIKFDRQVKESKSKECSKIKIKTDDKNIKYMESRKVPIFDKNGDISSIVGVARDITENVILENKLKKMSYMDKLTGLYNRAYFDEKIRKLNSEKYLPLSLIMGDVNGLKVVNDTLGHLQGDKLLRDIASVIKSSCRKKDFIFRWGGDEICIILPNTTAKESELICNEIKKNCKEKSDSIIPLSIALGTSTKNTIEKEIDKVLTEAEDKTYREKLLHGKSIKSFIIGSLQETLAQKHPQTEEHTDRVIKYAKRLGKRLKLSNDNLNKLILLATLHDIGKIGIPDEILSKPGLLNSEEFEIMKTHTGKGYRIAMLNPDIEHIAKGILTHHERYDGKGYPLGLKGEEIPFLARIICVVDAYDAMTNDRTYKNKINKDRAKKELIKCSGKQFDPHIVKAFLKEIENE; this is translated from the coding sequence ATGATTAGTAATTTATTGGAAATTTTGTTAGATAATATACCTTACTCTGTTTGGTTGAGAAGTATAGATGGTAAATTTTTATTTGCAAATAAATACTATGCAGATTCATTAAGATTAGATAAATCAGATATAATTGGAAAATGTTTAAGTGAATTGTACCCTATTGATTTAGCAAATGAATATGAGGGAAACTACAAAGAAGTTATAAATTCAGGAACACCTAAATTGTTTAGCGGGTATTTAGACGATATTTTTTTAGAATGCTATATTGCTCCAATAAAAATAAATAATAAAATAGAACTGTTTTTAGGGATACTACAAAATCAAACTAATAGGAAAAAGTATGAAGAGGAAATAATAAAGCAAAAAGAACTATTACAAACTATAATTGATACAATTCCTGATTGTATATTTCATAAAGACATAGAAGGTACATATTTACATTGCAATATGGCTTTTGCTAAAGAGTATTACAAAAAAGATAAAAAAGAAATCATAGGAAAAAGTGATAAAGAGGTTGAGGAAACATATGAAAATGAAGTTGATTCAAAAAACCAGTTATCTATGATAGATGAAATAATTAAGTTTGACAGACAAGTTAAAGAAAGTAAAAGTAAAGAGTGCAGCAAAATTAAAATTAAAACTGATGATAAGAATATTAAATATATGGAAAGTAGAAAAGTTCCTATATTTGATAAAAATGGGGATATTTCTAGTATAGTAGGCGTTGCTAGAGATATTACGGAAAATGTTATACTAGAAAATAAATTAAAAAAAATGAGTTATATGGATAAATTGACAGGACTTTATAATAGAGCTTACTTTGATGAAAAAATAAGAAAGCTGAACTCAGAAAAATACTTACCACTTAGTCTTATAATGGGAGATGTAAACGGATTAAAGGTTGTAAATGATACTTTAGGACATTTACAAGGAGATAAGCTACTTAGAGATATAGCAAGCGTAATTAAGTCTTCATGCAGAAAAAAGGATTTTATTTTTAGATGGGGAGGAGATGAAATTTGCATAATACTTCCGAATACAACAGCGAAAGAGTCAGAACTTATATGTAATGAAATAAAAAAGAATTGTAAAGAGAAGTCAGATAGTATAATACCGTTAAGTATAGCACTAGGAACATCTACTAAAAATACTATTGAAAAAGAAATTGACAAAGTTTTGACAGAAGCTGAGGATAAAACTTACAGGGAAAAATTATTACATGGTAAGAGTATAAAAAGTTTTATTATAGGATCATTACAAGAAACTCTAGCTCAAAAGCATCCTCAAACAGAAGAACACACTGATCGTGTAATTAAATATGCAAAAAGATTAGGTAAAAGATTAAAGCTGTCAAATGATAATTTAAATAAATTAATTTTATTAGCAACATTACATGATATAGGTAAAATAGGTATACCTGATGAAATATTATCAAAACCAGGTTTGCTAAATAGTGAAGAATTTGAAATTATGAAAACTCATACGGGAAAAGGCTATAGAATTGCTATGTTAAATCCTGATATAGAACATATAGCAAAAGGAATATTAACACACCATGAAAGATATGATGGAAAAGGGTACCCATTAGGATTAAAGGGAGAAGAGATTCCTTTTTTAGCTAGAATTATATGTGTTGTAGACGCATATGATGCTATGACTAATGATAGGACATATAAAAATAAAATAAATAAGGATAGAGCAAAAAAAGAGTTGATAAAATGTTCTGGAAAGCAATTTGATCCACACATTGTGAAAGCATTTTTAAAAGAAATAGAGAATGAATAA
- a CDS encoding NUDIX hydrolase, with protein sequence MNSSLKELLKDYKPYINGHQNMKKASVLIPIVKKNNEDFILFEVRSKTLRSQPNEISFPGGMIEKNETPITACIRETCEELGTIDSNIEIVSELDLFLSPADIIIHTFVGFIHDLESLNPNIDEVDHIFLVPLSHLLENEPLRYKNEVRVVPNKNFPYDLIPNKGNYKFKSGNYDSLFYKYNDYIIWGITGKILENFLNLIK encoded by the coding sequence ATGAATAGTAGTTTAAAAGAATTATTAAAAGATTATAAACCATATATAAATGGTCATCAAAACATGAAAAAAGCTTCTGTTTTAATTCCTATAGTAAAAAAAAATAATGAAGACTTTATACTATTTGAAGTTAGGTCAAAGACATTAAGGTCTCAACCAAATGAAATATCTTTTCCTGGAGGTATGATTGAAAAAAATGAAACTCCAATTACTGCTTGTATAAGAGAAACTTGCGAAGAACTAGGTACCATTGATAGCAATATAGAAATAGTAAGCGAACTTGATTTATTTTTAAGTCCTGCAGATATAATAATACATACTTTTGTTGGATTCATACACGACTTAGAAAGTCTAAATCCAAACATAGATGAAGTAGACCATATTTTTTTAGTTCCTTTATCTCATTTATTAGAAAATGAGCCTTTACGATATAAAAATGAAGTTAGAGTAGTTCCTAATAAAAATTTTCCCTATGACTTAATACCTAACAAGGGAAATTATAAGTTCAAATCAGGAAATTATGACTCTTTATTCTATAAATATAATGATTATATTATTTGGGGCATAACAGGTAAAATACTTGAAAACTTTCTTAATTTAATTAAATAA
- the gltA gene encoding NADPH-dependent glutamate synthase translates to MSKVKIPVRQQEAEVRVTNFEEVCLGYNKEEAMKEASRCLECKKPKCVSGCPVEVNIPGFIGKLKEGDIEGAAKVIAKDSSLPAVCGRVCPQENQCEGLCVLGIKSDAVSIGKLEKFVADYSREQNFDLAKTEEPNNRKVAVIGSGPAGLACAGDLAKMGYDVTIFEAMHEPGGVLTYGIPEFRLPKDGVVKPEIENIKSLGVKIETNVIIGRTITIDELLNEEGFEAVFVGSGAGLPKFMGIPGENANGVCSANEFLTRVNLMKAYKEDYMTPVRSGKSVAVIGGGNVAMDAARTAARLGSKTHIVYRRSEAELPARLEEVHHAKEEGVIFDTLTNPTEILVDEKGEVKGMVCVKMELGEPDASGRRRPKVIENSDFIMEVDTVIMALGTSPNPLITSTTKGLDINKWECIVADDNGVTSREGVFAGGDAVTGAATVISAMGAGRKAAKAINEYLKNKEVNACTL, encoded by the coding sequence ATGAGTAAAGTTAAAATACCTGTTAGACAACAAGAAGCTGAAGTTAGAGTTACAAACTTTGAAGAAGTTTGTTTAGGATATAATAAAGAAGAAGCAATGAAAGAAGCAAGTAGATGTTTAGAATGTAAAAAACCTAAATGTGTATCAGGATGTCCTGTTGAAGTAAATATACCAGGATTCATTGGGAAATTAAAAGAAGGGGATATTGAAGGAGCTGCTAAGGTTATAGCAAAAGATAGCTCACTTCCAGCAGTTTGCGGAAGAGTTTGCCCTCAAGAAAATCAATGTGAAGGATTATGTGTGTTAGGAATAAAATCAGATGCTGTTTCAATAGGTAAATTAGAAAAATTTGTTGCTGATTACTCTAGAGAACAAAATTTTGATTTAGCAAAAACAGAAGAGCCTAACAATAGAAAGGTAGCTGTTATAGGTAGTGGACCTGCAGGACTTGCTTGCGCTGGTGATTTAGCTAAAATGGGATATGATGTAACTATATTTGAAGCTATGCATGAACCAGGAGGAGTTTTAACTTACGGAATACCAGAATTTAGATTACCTAAAGATGGTGTTGTTAAACCTGAGATAGAAAATATTAAAAGCTTAGGCGTTAAAATAGAAACTAATGTTATAATAGGTAGAACTATAACAATAGATGAGTTACTAAATGAAGAAGGATTTGAGGCTGTATTTGTAGGATCAGGAGCAGGACTTCCTAAGTTCATGGGAATACCAGGGGAAAATGCGAATGGTGTTTGTTCTGCAAATGAATTCTTAACAAGAGTTAACTTAATGAAGGCATACAAAGAAGACTATATGACACCTGTAAGAAGTGGTAAAAGTGTTGCTGTTATAGGTGGAGGAAATGTTGCTATGGATGCTGCGAGAACTGCGGCTAGATTAGGATCTAAAACTCATATAGTTTATAGAAGAAGTGAAGCAGAACTTCCTGCTAGATTAGAAGAAGTACACCATGCTAAAGAAGAAGGTGTAATATTTGATACTTTAACAAACCCAACTGAGATATTAGTTGATGAAAAAGGTGAAGTTAAAGGTATGGTATGTGTAAAAATGGAACTAGGAGAGCCTGATGCATCAGGAAGAAGAAGACCTAAAGTTATAGAAAATTCAGATTTTATAATGGAAGTAGATACAGTTATAATGGCACTTGGAACATCTCCAAACCCACTTATAACATCAACTACAAAAGGATTAGATATAAATAAATGGGAATGTATAGTAGCTGATGATAACGGAGTAACTTCTAGAGAAGGTGTTTTTGCTGGAGGAGATGCAGTTACAGGAGCTGCAACAGTTATATCTGCTATGGGAGCTGGTAGAAAAGCAGCAAAAGCTATAAATGAATATTTAAAAAATAAAGAAGTAAATGCTTGTACTTTATAA